The Microcaecilia unicolor chromosome 3, aMicUni1.1, whole genome shotgun sequence nucleotide sequence acTAATAGGGGCCCTGCAGAAAGCTGGGTCAGGGTGCCaccagtatgtttttttttttaattcagtgtcACTCTACTTGTCAGTAcctgagccaatcactgctcaggcactgacatGAAAGTGACATTTATCAGTGAGCTTTGGATTGCTACTGCAGTTTTAACACAGCAGTAATTTGCGGGCTCACTGATTATAGCATGTTGCAGTATTTTTTGTGCGGTAATTTTGCTGTAGAGTATGGGCTCTACCACAAAGGTTTCActacctctccataccagaactttcagcaggaatccaggctcaagtctcagcctgcctgctgcctgaatctcaccaccatctgaaactaaacatggccccCTAAattcacctctcctcttccccctctctctatctctgtggataacattctcatccttcctgtctcatcagctggtAATCTTGGGGTCAgcattgactcctctctctctttctctgcacatatctaacagactgctaaaacctgtcatttctttctctataatatcaccaaaatttctctcttcctttctgagcacactatgaaaacccttatccacactcttatcacctctcgcttagactatagcaacttgcttctcacaggtcttccactaagCCATGTCTCTCCCcttcaaactgttcaaaattctgtttcacgacttatattccgccagtgttgctatgctcatattagccctcttctcaagtcacttcattgactccctatcagtttccacatacagttcaaactcctcttattgacttacaagtgctttcactctgcagttcctcagtacctctttactcttatttctccctacacttctcccttggaactccattcatctggtaaatctctcttatctgtacccttcttctcctctgtgaactccagactccgctttTTGTACCTTACCACGCCTTacatctggaatagacttcctgaattagTAAGTCGAGCTCCAGCTCCGGCcaccttcaaatctaggctaaaagtctacTTTTTTGAGACTGCTCTTAACTGCTAACCTCTATTtacttgttcagtatccatgtctgttttattattcccaccttaagtatttctcttatttgtcctgtttgtccatcttgattagattgtaagctgtgtcgagtagggactgtctcttgcatgttcagtgttcagtgctgtgtatgtctagtagtgctatagaaatgattagtagtagtagtagtagctttctgCTTGAGCGCCTtatcttatagaataccaactaaagaTAGTTAagcgcataactgcaaattaatgccaattaacaccagttaacaccaattattggttaatgccaattagcagctaatttaacTATTGTTATCCATGTAAGTGACACTATTCTGTAGCTCACATGCCCAACTTTGTACATTATTGAAATAtgtgcacaagtttatagaaattgggggggggggggggttaaacttGCAGTTTAACCCACGGTAATGGCTAGAATACCACAAAATCCCTTACCACATTTGCCAATTAGCAGACACCACATGATAAACTGTATATTAAccccatgattctataaaggccacCAAAAATTGCTTATGCAAATTTAAGTGCGTTCCTGATTTGCAAGCAATTTAAtagaattattggcactaattagatttaattgggactaatgtgcgtaaatttaggcacgggatctgcacacaaaatttacatgcattggactagattctgtatatcatgcctaaaaagttctcattgaaatgaaatttgccaaagcgcattctataaagtatgcctaaatttagacgtactttatagaataagcctaaatttccatgctgtttatagaataagccgagTGCCTGTAcaagcgactaaatttagtcgtgggtaGTTATGCCAAGTAGAActatgccgatgcctaaattaggtgcagaccggtgtattctataacaacactcatagattttagaaacacccatgacccacccattccatgcccatggccatgcccccttttcaactatgtgacttcgaATTTATGtgcagcacattatagaatatgcctagacagttctgtgcataaattctaatcagtgccaattatgtCAGTTATcgcttgttaattggcagttgTCAGTgctgcttgttaaccaattaggttatgcgcagttatggaatacacttcgcATTCCTTctcggcacgatatatagaatccagcagattgTGCATAactacagaataatggtgctctgtgCGTAAAGTTAGGCGTGTGGGCGTTTTCACCATatttttattggtgcaaatgatggcacctaaatttacgtgcgacCTATCTGCTTAAGCATTCTATAAATCGCGCTGAATTTTAGGCATGTGTaagtgccaaaattccacctaagtgccAAGCTAGAAATACTTGCTTAACTTAtgtagtgcatatttgcaagaggTTGTATATATGGGCTCCCACTTatatgcataatttatagaatactgtaaggcATCTGTCTCTGAGCTTTAGGTGCATGTATTTACACTAACTCCATGGCTGCCAAGGGCTCATGCTCATATATACCAAGTTAGGCTAGTATTCCACAAAGGAAAGTCggtgcctatgttcctttatagtaTAAAAAAAGTAATCAGGTGGTGTGGAAGCACAAAATATCAAAAAATTAACCAGTCCATATATTACAAAATGACTATATTTAAAGGAAAATGGCCTCAATGTGCTCCAAGATCAAACACAATCTCACGGAGCTTAAACAGACCCAATGGTCTTctcatcatcattggccaaaaagcCTTATGGTGCCACAGATCTAAATTTTCTTTTAATGTCTGtggtcaaaaaaaaaactttttttttttttaaatagagtgATGTGATAAACACAAATCACTACTGAAACAAAATGCAAAAAGTGATTTTGTGAATGTATAGCACTGCTAGAACATACTGCAATATCCAATCTTACACAACTGCACTTATCTTTTATAAAGTGGTGCTCAATGGATAGCTGCTCTAGGCTGTGCGGTCCTTCATTTCCAGCCctgagccgacgatggccagcgtttcgctgcttcttcagggtctcggGCCGTAAAACGGAATACACACACAGCTCtccatagtaaatgttggcagataaagaccgtcaATAATAAGCTGAACTTACTTAAACACTTAATAAATACAGAGTGTGGTatcaattctttttttcttattttcaattcaattcaaagtggagaaaaagacctcagcagtctCTGCATGGCGATACTGTGCTCAATGTGCTCAAACGTGTTTTTAATTATCCCTCTCTAGACCCCAgcaggacccttgcccacggaggtgtacagagggtttgttcttctaagatcttgttaatcaccccctccctgaattccagtgacaccccaTTCCATGGTGTTATGTCTCGGGGTTCTAAGGAGCGCCTCCGGTCATGGAGGCGtagggggggtgacagaaggcgcagttcaaatctaattcccatgaccacaactttctgtctctctggatctaagtgaatctttggccatttatgttcccacatgaaatctatgtgagtgagaaagaatcttacttgtgtgtgtagtattctgtgaaacaggtggaggagagagaatagaTTGAAACAGAGACTGGAGCAGTgtaaaagaaatagtcttttattctcacccaatcaggacttcaagttggtacaTTCAGTCAGAAtctgggttcaaccggccagagcttcgccgtTGTCCGATCCAAGTTGGGGAGGGACTCCGACGATAGCTCTGATGCCCACTTCTTATATAGCATTTTCAGTACATACAAGTCAattagagagggactttttttctaatcttgcttCATCTCTGAATCATACTcaaccgcaggtcaggtgcccacctacCCCTCCTTTCAAAGATTTCTTCATAGTGCCAATTTCAACACTTTtaaaacctctttcctaataTTGAGAGAGATCTGTGTCTTTGTATCTTGTGATTCTGGGAGCCATCTtataaagacaaactccattttaagaaccaagctttttaccatttttgtcattattttctacatcttaagtgttacactcaatttgaaagttgtaccaggtttcaataagactcaccaagcagtcctgctcttgcaggctctctgctataaggccatcatctgaTTCTCAGGCCtattcagtgcttttcagctgtttaagctatgtaacttggccccaccactattccagtggataggtctcaagctgggacacatattaacaaacACCAGCATTCCTTGGACTTCGTTATAATCACTGGTCTCAAAAAAACTCCTCTAATATGTAATAAAATGTATGTGAAATactaaatcataagtacataagtacataagtagtgccatactgggaaagaccaaaggtccatctagcccagcatcctgtcaccgacagtggccaatccaggtcaagggcacctggcacgctccccaaacgtaaaaacattccagacaagttatacctaaaaatgcggaatttttccaagtccatttaatagcgttctatggacttgtcctttaggaatctatctaacccctttttaaactccgtcaagctaaccgcccgtaccacgttctccggcaacgaattccagagtctaattacacgttgggtgaagaaaaattttctccgattcgttttaaatttaccacactgtagcttcaactcatgccctctagtcctagtatttttggatagcgtgaacagtcgcttcacatccacccgatccattccactcattattttatacacttctatcatatctcccctcagccgtctcttctccaagctgaaaagccctagccttctcagcctctcttcataggaaagtcgtcccatccccactatcattttcgtcgcccttcgctgtaccttttccaattctactatatcttttttgagatacggagaccagtactgaacacaatactccaggtgcggtcgcaccatggagcgatacaacggcattataacatccgcacacctggactccatacccttcctaataacacccaacattctattcgctttcctagccgcagcagcacactgagaaaaTCGTGATGTTTAATTCTTCTAGCAATATTGCTAGAAGAATTAAACATCATGATTGATTGAAAGCTAAGTAACACTAATAATATTATTGCTAGAAGAATTAAACATCACGAGatgttaaccaatgagatttcaaatatactgcccctttgtcacgcgtcaattggcttccatattctgtgcgcgcgcttatgcggagtctttcctgcagaggagtggtcttaaaccatgcatataagcgaatcttgcacttatcagtggtgcgctaaactgaagtttgtccccatagaaattgatggcaccaaaaacgggactgaagtacggcatgcagttaaacagagcatgtgcttatccaacgtgcacttaaatggagtgcactgtatatgtaaaccgctttgattgtaacacagaaagtactactactactactatttagcatttctatagcgctacaaggcgtacgcagcgctgtacaaacatagaagaaagacagtccctgctcaaagagcttacaatctaatagacaaaaaataaagtaagcaaatcaaatcaattaatgtgtacaggaaggaggagaggagggtaggtggaggcgagtggttacaagtggttatgagtcaaaagcaatgttaaagaggtgggctttcagtctagatttaaaggtggccaaggatggggcaagacgtaggggctaaggaagtttattccaggcgtagggtgcagcgaatgGCTGTATATCAAATACCATTACTTAATTGGGAGCATCTACACATCTATGGCACATACACATCTATATGTCAGCACTTCCATGtcacttacaagagagcctttctagggcccgtttcattgttgaggaaacgggctgggtttcACTAGTTTTAAATAATGTGTTGAATAAATAattttctcaacattgccattggcgttcacatcttttttttctattccacCCTAAATTAGCCATCTGGCTACACCACAGCTATGTGGGCTTCCTGTTAGACTGGAAACATATGCAGGGTACTGGGGTCCTTGAGTACCCAGTGATGTACAGGGCCCTGTGGTGACTTCTGTTACTGTTTCCGCTGCATGCTTTGTATaagtgggaggaggagaaagggtaggagaggggaggggggtctgcttttttgtttttgtcatcaTCTGGGGTCACGTAGATTTTTAAGAATTAAAATGGGTCCCTATTGGTTATCAGTTTGGGATGCACTAGTTTACTGTAGCTTGCTGAATAAAATCAGCTTTGTTCTGCTCTTTTTATAAAAGGGAAACTCCTGGCCCATTTGTCTTTAGATGATATTCTCTTATCTGATCAGACTCAGTTTTGCTCCATATCATATCTCTAACGGTTTAGATTGTTAGTCAAacacagaaagagagagggacTGGGGGAAGGGAAAGTGCTCTGCTGGGTATGGAAACTTATGTTTGCTTATCTATCGGAGCAGAGTACCAGTGAGGAAAGGCTCTTATCCTTCAGATGGTCAAAGTTTACTCCTGAGGGAATTCtgttgaaaatattttaaaattatgtaCATGGTATTGGAAAAATTCTGCAGAATACTGCATGCTTTATTTGACCAAATAACAGGAATCATTGTTTCTGAGTAATAGTTTAAAGTGCAATAggatggagtagcctagaggtcagtgcagtagacAGTGAACAACAGGACTgaggttcagttcccactattTAATTTCAGTACAAGTATGCGAGTCCTCCTGGAACTTAGAACTACTTctggtacctaaatatataagtgaccagcaagcctgagggctattgttatggtggacctttaggtacagtagtttttctctgttcctgcaGGGCTCACAACACATTATGAAGGGgttcaggtgggatttgtacctaggttcctttatgtgaagttcactgcacagAACACTAATCTGCCCCTCTGCACTGCTATGTCATCTGGAAATTTGATCACTTAACTCATTATTCCCAGTTCCTGGGGAACTTCActatttacttttctcctttgagTAAACTGACAATTAGCCCCGCTCTGTTTTCCAGTCTGTAATAGGACATTTCGCCctgtcccatggctttttaatttccacagaagtcttttatgaggtactcgTTAAACCCTTTCTGAAAGTCCAGATAcactaaatctgttggctcacctttattcatgccttcaacaATGTagcagactggtgaggcaagacatcTCCTGGCTAAATCCTTGTTGGCTTTGTTCCATTAAACTTGATGTCAGGCTCAGCAGCCTGTACTTTCCCCAGTCAGTATTGCTATGTATAAATCCTGCCTGTGCTTGTTCAACATATACTTTATATTTAGTAAACTACTGATTATCTTTTTTTCCAAAGGTATATTGTTtagaccagtggttttcaacccagtcctcagggaccacccagccagtcgggttttcaggatatccacaatgaaaatataTGAGATATATTAATATGCATTTCCTCCTCTGCTTacgctcatgcatattcattgtgggtatcctgaaaacctgactggccaggtgattcctgaggactgggttgaaaaccactggtttAGACTTTGATTATTACAGTTAAAGAGGTCATGTGTTGTAGTTGTTCTAGCATTAACTCATGAGTCAGCAAAAAGTTCTGGAAATAAATTCAGATTAtctccattccttatgctgtctgTGATTTGCTCCGTGACTCTCTGTTTACACAGGTGTGACGAGGGAATCCAAACCTTGTTCTTTCTCTTTCCAACTCCCTGAAAGCTGCCTTGCAGCCTAAGCATTAGAAATATGCATGAAAGGTATCCACTTCAGTAGTGGCTGTATATACCTGTACAATTTTGAAATTCTAGATTTACATGATGTTCGGAATATATTTAGTTGAAAGGTCCTATATACAGTAAATCAAAATTGTAATTGATCCATTCTGCAAATACAGgtaaaaaaaatacaacataaaaatgccatattgggtcagatcagaggtccatccagcccagtatcctgtttcctactgTGGCAAACCCAgggacaaatacctggcaggattcgAAAAAAGTCACTATATTGTCAGGCGTAATTAAACCATCCAGTGGAATAACAACCTATGCTCACATTATAAACCACTAGGATACATCAATATCCCTGACCAGCAGCACTTTCCATCTTTAAATGATAGTTCTTCCAAAAGAGTAAATGAGAATTAAATACAGTAATTGAGAATTAAACACTTTTTGCTTATCATGAAAACGTTTTATAAAATCTGAATATTGATTTGCCGATGAGGTGGTGGGTGCTGTAAATCTCATTGATTACAGTCACGTTCAATGAGTTGCACCGCTGAGGCAAACAATctagaaggatataaacaggatagagtcggtccagagggtggctacaaaattgataAGCGGGGTCATAAAACATTTTGGggcaggcttaggaacctcagcatgtatacactggaagagatgCGGGAGAGagtggatatgatagagatgtttaaataccttgagcctttttcaaatgaagggaaaactctggaatgagagggtataggatgacgttaagaggaaatagacttaggaggaatgtAAGAAAAtaatctttcatggaaagggtggtggatgcctgaaatAGCCTTCTGGTGGAGGTGTGAAGACGAGGACTATGTCaggatttaagaaagcatgggaaagGCATgtaggatcccttaggaaaggaagagtttgtggctgctgaggatgggcagactggatggacctcttggcccttatctgccgtcatgtttctaatatacaatatttatttattgatgtatCCTTGTGGTTTATAGTGTGAGGATTCCAAACAGTAGTATGATTCCATATTAATTAacccaaggataagcagtgactttccccagaTCTAACTTaagaatggcttatggactttacctccaggaatttatccaaaccttttttttaaatccagctgaGCTAACCACTATGCGTTGACTAAAAAAactgttttctctgatttgttttaaatgtactatttcatAACTTCATGGTGTGTTCCCTagttctgtactttttgaaaaatgcCAAGTGGAAAAAACTGATAGACAATTTTTCCTTTATGAATGATAGTATTTAAGACTCACAtctgtattttgttttatgttaACAGGTCAACAGAACATGGCAAATATTGATTTGACAATGTGAACTAAGCCTGAAAACAACTTCTCAAGCAGATTGAAGAAGAAAATACAAACTGGTAAACGAAGACCTACAGGCAGGAGGAACACATTCTTAAAAAGACTTCCTTAAAGTAAATGAGCTATGAAATATCCTTTCAAGAAATACCAGAAGTTACCATGTTAGTCCATGCACCAGAAGCAGGAGTCTGTGTTGGAGCTAACCCTGGTGGCTCTGCGATAGAAAAGAAACCAAGCCTGCTGTCTGTTTAAAACTAATGAATATCTCTGAACATTTCACCTCCTCAGTTGCTCCAAAATCTAAAGTACATTATATGCAAACATATATTTTCTCAGAACTCAGTTTTGAAAACTGAAAAGCTTACTGGCTTTGGGACCTGGCGTTTTGTGGTTTTCATCTGCTGAGGAAACAAATACTACAGTGGATAAAAGCTGACTCAGGTTTTGACACGTCTGAATCTGAAATATAAAGAAATCTACATGAACATGATTTATTAGGGCTTTCAGCTCTGTGAAACAGGTGTGGAAACATTCAGGAAGTAAAACTTGAGAGCAACAGTAAAAGCAATCCAGCCTGGACAAATGACTAATAAAGCAGCCAGAGTTCAGTAAACAGTGCTATGATTGCAGATATCCAGAAATCTTTGAAAGCTTTGAAAGTTCAAAAGTTCATTGGAATAAAGGTGTGACTgtggtgctgacccccccccccccccagcctaagGAAGTGGAAACCAACCCCTGCAACAGCTGGACCCTGGGTGGTGGGTGGGGGTATATTATCTGTCAGAACCAGGAAAATAATGTGAGGCAAAAAACCTTTACAAATCACAGAAACAGGGTTTGTGCTACTGAGTTTGAAAGGTAGTAACAGCCAGCGAAAAAGTAATGGCTATggaaagcccagtatcctttgcCGCTTATCCCAGCAAACTCCAGCATGTCAGTGAGAACCAGGGTGGGGCTGCAGACCACAGTTCTTCAGAGATGGGTGACAACAGCTGCACCTTGCATCCAAAACCTGTGGCTAGGTCTGGAACTGAAGAAAATGGCCACAGCGAGccaagagaggaggaggaggaagaggaggagggcagGGTGCAGGTGCCTTATGGGCTTAGCTCAGCCCCGTGCTTCTCACCAATACAACCTGTGGACCGAAACAGCTCCTTGCAGCAGTATCAGAAGGTGGAAAACCAGTGTGAAGTCAGCACTACTGATAACCCAGAGGAGGAGATCCAGGCATCCATTGCTGGTGCTGCTGTCCAGACCAAGGTGATCCCAGGCCAATGGAATCAGGGGATTGCCGAAACCCCAGACTTAGTGATCGAGGTAGCAGGGCGGAGGCTCCAAGCACACCGCTCTGTGCTAGCAGAGAAGAGCGACTACTTCCGGGCACGAGCCTCAAGGGACACTCTGCGCATCAAGGGTGTGAGTGCAACAGCTCTGGAACTCCTTCTTGGCTATTTATATACAGGGCACCTGGAGGTGCGACCTGAAGAGTTGGCTGAGCTAATTGCAGCTGCCGAGCTCCTGCAGCTCCCCTGTGCTGTGCAGTGCGCTGCCGACAGCTTGCGCCGACAACTCAGCCTCAACAACTGCTACCATGTGCTGAGCCTGGCCAAACGTCACCGCCTTGCCACACTCCGTGATGCCACCTACAGTTTTATGAGTGACCACTTCCTGGAAGTGCTGCGTGACCCAACTATCTACGGGCACTTGACAGGCTCTGAACGAGAGCTTATCCTACGGCGCCGCAATGAGGTTGGTCCCCGCTGTCTTCTTCTGGTTGAACTCAGCAGCATTGCCCCCACTCATGGCAGTAGCAGCCGGCCCCCCAGTCGGGAGAGCAGTCGACCACAGAGCCCAGCAGTGGAGGAAGATGAAGAGCaaccagaggaggaggaagacaggcCACACTTCATCTATCGCTATAGTGAGGTAGAGGGAGGCAACAGCTGCTGGAAGCcccttacttgcctgcctgcagAGGCTGTGGCCCGGGGTTCTGCCACCTGTATGCTATATAACTATGTGGTTATTGCAGGTGGTGTGCGTGGCCATGGTTCCTCTGCCCGAGCTTCTGATCACGTCTGCTGCTACAACCCAGCCACGGATACATGGAGCACATTGCGGCCACTGCGTCAACCCCGGGCTCAGCTGCAACTGCTTGCACTTGATGACTGTCTGTATGCTGTGGGTGGTGAATGCCTCTTCAGTGTTGAGCGCTATGACCCACGAATGGACcgctggactgctgctgctcccttaCCCCGGGGGGGCTTTGCTGTGGCACATGAAGCTGCTGCCTGTAATGGTGAGATCTATGTCTCTGGTGGATCTCTTTCATACCGCCTGCTCAAGTACGAGCCACGGCGTGATCAGTGGCATGAATGTCCTGGCATTCAGGGACACCAGCGCTCATCTGGCATGGCAGCACATGCAGGCTCCCTCTATCGCTTTGACACAGGCCGTGGAGGTTCACAGGGACAACGGCAACAGGGAGTGATTGTCTCTCGCTACAATACTCTGGCCAAGCGCTGGAGCCAGTGTGGCACCCTGAATCCTCTTCCTGCTCCTACTGGCCCACTGCCTTTCCGCTGTACTGCCCTTGATGGTGTCATATACTGTGTGAACCGCACTGGTGCCTTGCGCTTTCATCCACCGCCACTGGAGGGTGGTGATGGTTGCTTTGACCCTGAGACCTTGCCCGTGCCCCTTTGCTTCAAGAGAGTGCTTGTACCCCTAGTCCTTTCCTTCCCAGATCAGTGCAGGGCAGACTCTGTAGAACAACAGCCACCTTCCAGGCCCTGACCTCTGCCAcctgcattcttccatccttaGTGTTTGTTCTTCTCAAGAGTAGTTTTtgtgtctttctcttttgataggCGTTGGAACTATTTTCCTATGTCTGATTTTGTAGGGTTAACAAGTGGCTCAAGATCTTGGGGAAGAAGCtaagccagtcctggtttttgaCTGATGACAGTTTAGAAAGTGATACGTATTGACTGACTTCATTTCAGTTAGGATCTTCCCCGTTCCCTACAGATAAAAAGATGATTACTATGGCAGCATGTTCTACACTGAGGATGCTGTGTCTTCATGAGGTTCAAGGTCTTTGCTTTTGAGAGTGGGAATGTCAAAGTCCATCGTAGGCAAGTGCAGAATATGTACCAAGTGTTGAACAAAGTGGGAGTACAGTCGGAGTGCCATTATTTTGTCCCTGATTAGAAGTTCAGactatttggaaaataaaatacattgatTGTGGCTTTGATCAGAGAGTTTTTGCAGATGAGTAGGATTATATAAAGTTCTTTATCTGCAGGCTTGTGTGATGGTGGTTACCTCTTGTCTGTGGAACTAAACAGGGCCTGATTCAGCAAGTGGCACTCAAAATTCGGCACCAGAAACaattggtgctaagcactattctgtaaaggcattCCAGACTGagcgttctttatagaataacgcatatCACTGATTTCTGCATCCAACCTTGGGCaccagcacttacaccagctgaatctcggtgtaaatgttggtgcctGACTCACGGTAGATGGGTGTATAAATGACATATAGTAtccaaattttcagaatgcccctgacctgcccatgccctttggccacacccccttttgagctgTCGAGTGTCATTGAATAGCGTGCAGGCTGAtgcgtgtgcaaatcctaattattgccaattaatatcaacaGTTGATAATTagcagctcattaactaattaatttgcatgtgaatCTGTGGatctgcgcccaaatttggggaacttttatagaatctgggggttatttCTTAGTGCACTGATTTTAATGTAGACAGAATGCCAATTGCTTAAAATGAGACCATTTTTATTGTAAATACTTTCTGTCAGGTAAAAATATTCAAGGAATATTCTAGCATGATGTCTTCCTGTCTTCTTCTATGTTGCCAAATATTGACCCTTTGAGTGACTTTAATTGAGAGAGATTGGTTTATTAAATGCATTGTGTTTTAT carries:
- the KBTBD11 gene encoding kelch repeat and BTB domain-containing protein 11 gives rise to the protein MAMESPVSFAAYPSKLQHVSENQGGAADHSSSEMGDNSCTLHPKPVARSGTEENGHSEPREEEEEEEEGRVQVPYGLSSAPCFSPIQPVDRNSSLQQYQKVENQCEVSTTDNPEEEIQASIAGAAVQTKVIPGQWNQGIAETPDLVIEVAGRRLQAHRSVLAEKSDYFRARASRDTLRIKGVSATALELLLGYLYTGHLEVRPEELAELIAAAELLQLPCAVQCAADSLRRQLSLNNCYHVLSLAKRHRLATLRDATYSFMSDHFLEVLRDPTIYGHLTGSERELILRRRNEVGPRCLLLVELSSIAPTHGSSSRPPSRESSRPQSPAVEEDEEQPEEEEDRPHFIYRYSEVEGGNSCWKPLTCLPAEAVARGSATCMLYNYVVIAGGVRGHGSSARASDHVCCYNPATDTWSTLRPLRQPRAQLQLLALDDCLYAVGGECLFSVERYDPRMDRWTAAAPLPRGGFAVAHEAAACNGEIYVSGGSLSYRLLKYEPRRDQWHECPGIQGHQRSSGMAAHAGSLYRFDTGRGGSQGQRQQGVIVSRYNTLAKRWSQCGTLNPLPAPTGPLPFRCTALDGVIYCVNRTGALRFHPPPLEGGDGCFDPETLPVPLCFKRVLVPLVLSFPDQCRADSVEQQPPSRP